One Kaistella polysaccharea DNA segment encodes these proteins:
- a CDS encoding DUF305 domain-containing protein: MKNSMDDSKSNVYTTFVLMLAASFVAMYITMYLNTYELDHIYFSMTRFYMACLGISAMALIMFFFMRKMYKNKQKNLGIIVGSIGLFFAALGLVRTQSPIVGDILWMKGMIPHHSIAILTSERADIKDPEVKKLANDIITAQKKEIEEMKTMIKRLENEK, translated from the coding sequence ATGAAAAATTCAATGGACGACTCAAAAAGTAACGTGTACACCACTTTTGTATTAATGCTTGCAGCCTCATTTGTGGCGATGTACATTACCATGTATCTCAACACCTATGAACTGGATCATATTTATTTCAGCATGACCAGGTTTTATATGGCATGCCTCGGAATCTCAGCAATGGCTTTAATCATGTTCTTTTTTATGCGCAAAATGTATAAAAATAAGCAGAAAAACCTTGGAATAATAGTGGGAAGTATAGGCTTGTTTTTCGCTGCGCTAGGTTTAGTGCGGACTCAAAGTCCCATCGTTGGAGATATACTTTGGATGAAAGGAATGATTCCTCACCACTCAATCGCCATACTAACTAGTGAACGAGCAGATATTAAAGATCCCGAAGTTAAAAAGTTAGCAAACGATATCATCACGGCTCAGAAAAAGGAAATTGAAGAAATGAAAACAATGATTAAACGATTAGAGAATGAAAAATAA
- a CDS encoding heavy metal translocating P-type ATPase, translated as MKHIYHIHGMTCGGCRSYVEEILSEVEGVSKVNVDLENSEATIEMEFHIPLEKLQEALKIDGNKYSIHHPGEHQHIEPKEEKPKVKGNGTFYCPMHCEGEKTYDKAGDCPVCGMDLVEEQNTNAVTSEQWTCPMHPEIIRDEPGECPICGMDLVPMEPDISAEEKTYKKLLSKLWIAGIFTLPIFIMAMSEMIPNNPLYNLMEQKYWNWVQFALSIPVVFYATWMFFVRAYKSIKTWNLNMFTLIGIGAGAAFLFSVFGMFFPDIFPEQFKSHTGAVHVYFEAATVILTLVLLGQVLEARAHSKTNSAVKELLKLAPNRAIRVKDGVEEEVTIEQIVLGDILRVKPGEKVPVDGAITEGETSVDESMITGEPIPVTKTIDDKVSSGTINGNQSFLMKAEKVGSDTLLSQIVEMVNSASRSRAPIQKLADTVSGYFVPIVVLVSIITFIVWAVFGPQPVYVYAFVNAIAVLIIACPCALGLATPMSVMVGVGKGAQNGVLIKNAEALEKMDKVDTLIIDKTGTITEGKPTVEKIGVFGDQFTEKEVLQFIVSLNKMSEHPLADATAKYGKEQNIEIINAENFSAVTGKGVEGKVNGKKVDLGNAKMMEYAKAEITTEIETEAQNFQKQGKTVSYLSVDGKVAGYVVIGDKIKPTSAKAIKELMEKGIDVIMLTGDNHDTAQAVAKELNLVHFKAGMLPENKLQEVEKLQKSGKIVAMAGDGINDAPALAKSDVGIAMGTGTDVAIESAMITLVQGDLHGIVKARNLSDAVMKNIKQNLFFALGYNILGIPIAAGVLFPVFGILLSPMIAALAMSFSSVSVIGNSLRLKNIKI; from the coding sequence ATGAAACACATCTATCACATCCATGGAATGACTTGCGGCGGCTGTAGGAGTTACGTAGAAGAAATACTTTCCGAGGTAGAAGGCGTTTCAAAAGTTAATGTTGATTTAGAGAATTCAGAAGCGACGATCGAAATGGAATTTCATATTCCGCTCGAGAAATTGCAGGAAGCTCTAAAAATAGATGGTAATAAATATTCCATCCATCATCCTGGTGAACATCAGCATATCGAACCGAAAGAAGAAAAACCAAAAGTAAAAGGCAACGGCACTTTCTACTGTCCGATGCATTGCGAAGGTGAGAAAACCTACGATAAAGCAGGCGATTGTCCGGTTTGCGGAATGGATCTGGTTGAAGAACAGAATACGAACGCAGTAACGTCAGAGCAGTGGACTTGCCCGATGCATCCGGAAATTATCAGAGATGAACCGGGCGAATGTCCTATTTGTGGGATGGATCTGGTGCCGATGGAACCTGATATTTCTGCCGAAGAAAAGACCTATAAAAAATTACTCAGCAAATTATGGATCGCTGGTATTTTTACGCTACCCATTTTTATAATGGCCATGAGCGAAATGATTCCCAACAATCCGCTCTATAATTTGATGGAACAAAAATATTGGAACTGGGTGCAATTCGCTTTATCGATTCCAGTCGTTTTCTACGCAACCTGGATGTTTTTTGTACGTGCCTATAAAAGTATCAAAACCTGGAATCTTAATATGTTTACTTTGATTGGAATTGGGGCTGGAGCCGCTTTCCTTTTCAGTGTTTTTGGAATGTTTTTTCCAGATATTTTCCCGGAACAATTTAAATCTCATACGGGAGCAGTTCATGTTTATTTTGAAGCAGCTACTGTGATTTTGACTTTAGTTTTATTGGGACAAGTTTTGGAAGCCAGAGCGCACAGCAAAACAAATTCTGCCGTTAAAGAATTATTAAAACTCGCACCCAACCGAGCCATTAGAGTCAAAGACGGAGTTGAAGAAGAAGTAACGATTGAACAAATCGTGCTAGGTGATATCCTGCGTGTAAAACCAGGTGAAAAAGTTCCGGTAGATGGTGCCATTACAGAAGGTGAAACTTCTGTGGATGAATCGATGATCACGGGGGAACCAATTCCGGTAACCAAAACAATAGATGATAAAGTAAGCAGTGGAACCATCAATGGGAATCAATCCTTTTTAATGAAAGCAGAGAAAGTGGGATCAGATACCTTGCTTTCTCAAATTGTTGAAATGGTAAACAGCGCAAGTCGTAGTCGTGCACCAATCCAGAAATTAGCAGATACGGTCTCAGGTTATTTTGTGCCGATCGTCGTACTTGTTTCAATTATTACGTTCATCGTTTGGGCAGTTTTTGGACCACAACCGGTTTATGTTTATGCATTCGTCAATGCAATTGCGGTTCTCATTATCGCTTGTCCATGTGCTTTAGGCTTAGCCACCCCAATGTCTGTGATGGTCGGTGTTGGGAAAGGTGCTCAAAACGGGGTGCTAATTAAGAACGCCGAAGCGTTAGAAAAAATGGATAAAGTGGATACTTTGATCATCGATAAAACCGGAACGATAACGGAAGGAAAACCAACCGTGGAAAAAATAGGAGTTTTCGGAGATCAATTTACAGAAAAAGAAGTTTTGCAGTTCATCGTTTCTTTAAATAAGATGAGCGAGCATCCACTGGCAGATGCCACCGCTAAGTATGGAAAAGAGCAAAATATAGAAATTATAAATGCTGAAAATTTCAGTGCAGTTACGGGAAAAGGTGTCGAAGGAAAAGTCAACGGCAAGAAAGTGGATTTGGGTAATGCCAAGATGATGGAATATGCCAAGGCTGAAATCACCACTGAAATAGAAACTGAAGCCCAGAACTTTCAGAAGCAAGGAAAAACGGTTTCTTACTTATCTGTGGATGGAAAAGTTGCCGGCTACGTAGTGATCGGTGACAAAATAAAACCGACCAGTGCAAAGGCAATTAAAGAATTAATGGAAAAAGGCATTGATGTCATCATGCTCACCGGAGACAATCACGATACTGCACAGGCGGTTGCTAAAGAACTTAATCTTGTTCATTTTAAAGCCGGAATGCTGCCAGAAAACAAACTTCAGGAAGTTGAAAAACTTCAGAAAAGCGGAAAGATCGTAGCAATGGCGGGAGATGGAATTAATGATGCACCTGCTTTAGCCAAAAGCGATGTCGGAATCGCCATGGGAACCGGAACAGATGTCGCGATAGAAAGCGCAATGATTACGTTGGTACAAGGTGATTTACATGGAATTGTAAAAGCAAGAAACTTAAGTGATGCCGTGATGAAGAATATCAAGCAAAATTTATTTTTCGCTTTAGGTTATAATATTTTAGGAATTCCAATTGCAGCTGGCGTTTTGTTTCCAGTCTTCGGAATCCTATTATCACCGATGATTGCAGCCTTGGCGATGAGTTTTAGCTCCGTGTCGGTAATCGGTAATTCATTACGTCTAAAAAACATTAAAATTTAA
- a CDS encoding DUF3347 domain-containing protein, which translates to MKKLIFTALFSVFTVLNLSAQKSDAAVSKLYENYLGIKTALATDNSDAASKAADTFIKSASMVDYKVLSEGNLDVLRKDATKIAESRSIETQRESFNGLSNNIIALTKQFKMADKSVFVQYCPMADSSWLSAEKEIRNPYYGASMLKCGSVKSEIK; encoded by the coding sequence ATGAAAAAATTAATATTCACAGCCCTATTTTCAGTATTTACCGTTTTAAATTTGTCGGCTCAAAAAAGCGATGCTGCAGTTTCTAAACTTTATGAAAACTATTTGGGAATTAAAACTGCCTTGGCTACAGACAATTCAGATGCAGCCTCGAAAGCCGCTGATACTTTTATTAAATCGGCCTCGATGGTGGATTACAAAGTTTTATCTGAAGGGAATCTGGATGTTTTGCGAAAAGACGCAACTAAAATCGCAGAAAGCCGCAGCATCGAAACCCAGAGAGAATCCTTCAATGGTCTTTCAAACAATATTATAGCATTAACGAAACAATTTAAAATGGCCGACAAATCTGTTTTCGTTCAGTATTGTCCCATGGCAGATTCGTCGTGGTTAAGTGCTGAAAAAGAAATTAGAAATCCTTACTACGGTGCCTCCATGTTGAAATGTGGTAGCGTGAAATCAGAAATTAAGTAA
- a CDS encoding helix-turn-helix domain-containing protein has product MIKNFYIKNMVCDRCIKVLREELQNCGIEVLHIELGEIQLSMLNPEDETNLHSILEKNGFSLIESPEKQLVEQIKIELIKLLDDLPLELNQNLSIYLEDVLHTEYSKISKLFSTTEGVTIEKYFIKLKIEKVKELIQNQEYNFTEISQLLNYSNVNYLSRQFASETGMSLTFYKSNNANNRNPLDRIM; this is encoded by the coding sequence ATGATAAAAAATTTCTACATAAAAAATATGGTTTGTGACCGATGCATCAAAGTCTTGCGTGAGGAGTTACAGAATTGTGGCATCGAAGTATTACACATCGAACTCGGGGAAATACAACTTTCTATGCTAAACCCTGAGGATGAAACAAACCTTCATTCAATTTTAGAAAAAAATGGATTTTCTCTTATAGAAAGTCCGGAAAAACAACTGGTAGAACAGATTAAAATAGAACTCATCAAACTTCTTGATGATTTGCCTTTAGAATTAAACCAAAACCTTTCTATTTATCTTGAAGATGTACTGCACACCGAATATTCTAAAATAAGCAAACTGTTTTCAACAACTGAAGGGGTAACGATTGAGAAATATTTCATTAAATTAAAAATTGAAAAAGTAAAGGAACTTATTCAAAATCAGGAATATAACTTTACGGAAATCAGTCAGTTGCTTAATTATAGCAATGTGAATTACCTGAGCAGACAATTCGCAAGTGAAACCGGAATGAGTTTAACTTTTTATAAATCAAATAACGCGAATAATAGAAATCCGTTAGACCGAATTATGTAG
- a CDS encoding efflux RND transporter periplasmic adaptor subunit, with the protein MKKLILFTVMLFTLSACEKLKFWEDSHSQASELHTYTCPMHPEIISDKPGKCPKCGMDLVLKEVHAKKADGIKLEDLLQPTNNFVVSQLPVIRLSKENVPTMVEALGIVDYDTRQIGTISSRIAGRIEKLYVRYKFQRVSKGQRILDIYSPELLTAQQNHLFILKNDRSNSMMINASRQKLLLLGMPSSQIQSISRKGKPDLSVPVFSNYSGYIQSAGGMANSSQPNEVMKASLVTAELPLKEGMYLQKGENIFTVYNPSRSWALLNIFAEDIALVSKGQSVTVVPQNDPASRFKGTVDFIEPFFRPGSKTVTARVYFDNSVGKIPIGTQVKAEIASHSKVASWLPKTSVVSLGMDKVVFKKAPGGFTAHKVGTGAIVKDKIEIVSGLEPDDEVAENAQYLMDSESLIKVSK; encoded by the coding sequence ATGAAAAAACTAATACTGTTCACGGTGATGCTGTTCACTTTATCAGCGTGTGAAAAATTAAAATTCTGGGAAGACTCGCATTCGCAAGCTTCGGAACTGCATACTTATACTTGCCCAATGCATCCTGAAATAATTTCGGATAAGCCTGGAAAATGCCCGAAATGCGGGATGGATCTGGTGCTGAAAGAGGTGCATGCAAAAAAAGCAGATGGCATTAAACTGGAAGATCTATTACAACCCACCAATAATTTTGTGGTTTCTCAGTTGCCCGTCATCCGTTTATCAAAGGAAAATGTCCCAACAATGGTAGAAGCTTTAGGAATTGTAGATTACGACACGCGTCAGATCGGAACTATTTCTTCCCGAATTGCCGGAAGGATCGAGAAATTGTATGTTCGTTACAAATTTCAAAGAGTTTCCAAAGGGCAGCGTATTTTAGATATTTACAGTCCGGAATTGCTTACAGCGCAGCAGAATCATTTATTTATTTTGAAAAATGACCGTTCAAACTCCATGATGATTAATGCCTCCCGACAAAAATTATTGCTTCTGGGAATGCCGTCTTCTCAGATTCAGAGCATCAGCAGAAAAGGTAAACCAGATCTGAGTGTTCCTGTCTTTAGCAATTACAGCGGATATATTCAATCAGCTGGAGGTATGGCGAACTCATCACAACCGAATGAAGTCATGAAGGCAAGTTTAGTTACTGCAGAATTGCCGCTGAAAGAAGGCATGTATCTTCAAAAAGGAGAAAATATTTTCACCGTGTACAATCCCAGCCGAAGTTGGGCGCTCCTCAATATTTTTGCAGAAGATATTGCTTTGGTAAGCAAAGGACAGTCTGTTACAGTTGTTCCGCAAAACGATCCTGCAAGTCGGTTTAAAGGTACTGTTGATTTTATTGAACCATTTTTCCGCCCCGGAAGCAAAACCGTAACGGCAAGAGTTTATTTTGATAATAGCGTCGGAAAAATACCGATCGGCACTCAGGTAAAAGCAGAAATTGCAAGTCATTCCAAAGTAGCCAGTTGGCTGCCAAAAACATCGGTGGTTTCTTTGGGTATGGATAAAGTTGTCTTTAAAAAAGCACCGGGCGGTTTTACTGCTCACAAAGTCGGAACTGGTGCTATTGTAAAAGATAAAATTGAAATTGTAAGTGGGTTAGAACCCGACGATGAGGTTGCAGAAAATGCCCAATATCTGATGGACAGCGAAAGTTTGATTAAAGTAAGTAAATAA
- a CDS encoding multicopper oxidase domain-containing protein translates to MKNKVYLLKGFLVLTFFLSAIFVHSQNIQTYYTCPMHQEIRSAKPGDCPKCGMTLVKKTIPIVKKDKPVVKNFPVAKKITKEASKPAVKPAPKKALAVSPAIPKIVSKKVKESPKMSTDKKMIGMYSCPMHPEVTSDKPGICPKCGMALEKHQPAKDSHADHVMKDSASERGSVSFGGKTVRYDLYVKDTLVNFSGKPARAIATNGKLQAPTLYFKEGDTAEIYLHNQLKENTGLHWHGVILPNEMDGVPYLTTKEVKPGETHLYKFRISQNGTYWYHSHEGTQEQIGMNGILVFQKRDGQPDKQFSADIPVLLGEWTDENPKQIMRRLHMDQGDYWSIKKGTVQSYSEAIEKGHFGTKLLNEWKRMEAMDVSDVYYNNFLINGQISSNYKNLKAGDKVHLRVANGGSSSYFWLNYGGGKITVIGNDGNEVEPVEVDRLIVGVSETYDIEVTIPANKSYEFRATSEDRQGHASLYLGDGEKVGAPNLPKLMLFEGMKMMNGMMEMSGDMKPMNMTMGNQTLDMNEVMYPEIPESQRMQTMKHMNEMMGSKDKSSDMEMDHSNTDHGTMDMKSDKKMDSKEMDHSKMDHSKMDMKADINADHNMDNMDTPPMKTIKRLNYNMLKSPFKTILPDDNVKELNFTLEGNMRNYLWTLDNKTVAESDKILIKKGQVVRITMYNNSMMRHPMHLHGHDFRLINSKGEYSPLKNVVDMAPMETNTIEFAANQDGDWFFHCHILYHMMTGMGRVFSYENSAPNPQLPDKEVSYRKFLSTNRMISTKAMLDVASNKFHFENMSMLGARWMNVNELHSDYDFTHYEGSVKVGRFLGKYQWAMPYVGFRSNKTHDSSNTWFGQNVMPANQNVAIAGIRYILPFLIMADANVDHNGKVRLELGREGIPISPRIRGSFAVNSDQEFDFGLRYVLQKWVSISTNYDSEYGFGAGLTFMY, encoded by the coding sequence ATGAAAAATAAAGTATACCTATTGAAAGGATTTTTAGTCCTTACGTTTTTTTTAAGTGCAATATTTGTTCATTCTCAGAATATCCAAACCTATTACACGTGCCCTATGCACCAGGAAATACGTTCTGCAAAACCGGGCGATTGTCCTAAATGCGGAATGACATTGGTGAAAAAAACAATACCAATCGTAAAAAAAGATAAACCGGTAGTTAAGAATTTTCCGGTTGCGAAAAAAATTACAAAGGAGGCCTCAAAACCTGCAGTAAAACCTGCGCCGAAAAAAGCTCTTGCAGTTTCTCCTGCAATCCCAAAAATTGTTTCCAAAAAGGTGAAAGAATCTCCTAAAATGTCGACTGATAAAAAGATGATTGGAATGTACTCCTGCCCAATGCATCCGGAAGTGACCTCCGATAAACCGGGGATTTGTCCGAAATGTGGGATGGCATTAGAAAAGCATCAACCAGCAAAAGATTCTCATGCAGATCACGTGATGAAGGATTCGGCTTCTGAACGTGGATCTGTTTCCTTTGGTGGAAAAACGGTTCGTTATGATCTGTACGTAAAAGACACGCTGGTCAACTTTAGTGGAAAACCTGCCCGCGCAATTGCTACCAATGGCAAATTGCAGGCGCCAACTCTATATTTTAAAGAAGGCGACACGGCTGAAATTTATCTGCACAACCAGTTGAAAGAAAACACGGGTCTGCATTGGCACGGTGTGATTCTGCCGAATGAAATGGATGGCGTTCCGTATTTGACTACCAAAGAAGTGAAGCCAGGTGAAACGCATTTGTATAAATTTCGGATTTCTCAAAATGGCACTTACTGGTATCATTCTCATGAAGGAACGCAGGAACAGATTGGGATGAATGGGATTTTGGTTTTCCAGAAAAGAGATGGTCAGCCTGACAAACAATTCTCTGCGGATATTCCGGTTCTTTTAGGAGAATGGACGGATGAAAATCCAAAACAGATCATGCGTCGTTTGCACATGGATCAGGGCGATTATTGGTCTATAAAGAAAGGAACCGTTCAAAGTTACTCCGAAGCCATTGAAAAAGGACATTTCGGCACCAAACTTTTGAATGAATGGAAACGTATGGAAGCCATGGATGTGAGTGATGTTTATTACAATAATTTTCTAATTAATGGACAAATTTCTTCTAACTACAAAAACTTAAAAGCCGGAGATAAAGTTCATTTACGCGTTGCCAACGGAGGTTCGTCCTCCTATTTCTGGTTAAATTATGGCGGCGGAAAAATCACGGTTATCGGTAATGATGGTAATGAGGTAGAACCAGTAGAAGTTGACCGCTTAATCGTTGGCGTTTCTGAAACTTATGATATCGAGGTCACAATTCCCGCAAATAAAAGTTATGAATTTCGTGCAACATCGGAAGATCGACAAGGTCACGCTTCGCTCTATTTGGGTGATGGAGAAAAAGTAGGCGCTCCGAATCTGCCAAAATTGATGCTTTTCGAAGGCATGAAAATGATGAATGGCATGATGGAAATGAGTGGCGACATGAAACCAATGAACATGACTATGGGAAATCAGACCTTGGATATGAATGAAGTGATGTATCCGGAAATTCCTGAAAGCCAAAGAATGCAGACCATGAAACATATGAATGAAATGATGGGTTCGAAAGATAAATCTTCAGACATGGAAATGGATCACAGCAACACGGACCACGGAACAATGGATATGAAATCTGATAAGAAGATGGATTCCAAGGAAATGGATCACAGCAAGATGGACCACAGTAAAATGGACATGAAAGCTGATATAAACGCGGATCACAACATGGACAATATGGATACGCCACCTATGAAAACCATCAAGCGCCTGAATTATAATATGTTGAAATCTCCCTTTAAAACAATCTTACCAGATGACAATGTGAAAGAGTTAAATTTCACTTTAGAAGGAAATATGCGAAACTACCTTTGGACTTTAGATAACAAAACGGTAGCTGAAAGCGACAAGATCTTAATTAAAAAAGGTCAGGTCGTGCGTATTACCATGTACAATAATTCCATGATGCGCCACCCGATGCACCTTCACGGTCACGACTTCCGACTCATTAATTCAAAAGGTGAATATTCACCTTTAAAAAATGTAGTGGATATGGCACCGATGGAAACCAATACCATTGAGTTTGCTGCGAACCAAGATGGTGATTGGTTTTTCCACTGTCATATTTTGTACCACATGATGACCGGAATGGGACGCGTTTTCAGTTACGAAAATTCTGCTCCGAATCCGCAACTGCCAGATAAAGAAGTGTCGTATCGCAAATTTTTGAGTACCAACCGAATGATCAGCACAAAAGCGATGCTGGATGTTGCTTCCAACAAATTTCATTTTGAAAATATGAGCATGCTTGGGGCGAGATGGATGAACGTTAATGAATTACACTCAGACTACGATTTTACGCATTACGAAGGCAGTGTGAAAGTTGGGCGATTTCTCGGAAAATACCAGTGGGCAATGCCGTATGTAGGTTTCAGAAGTAATAAAACACATGACAGTTCAAATACCTGGTTCGGGCAAAACGTAATGCCAGCGAATCAAAACGTGGCTATTGCGGGAATCAGATATATTCTGCCCTTTTTAATTATGGCTGATGCGAATGTCGATCACAATGGAAAAGTCCGTTTGGAATTGGGTAGAGAAGGAATTCCGATCTCGCCTCGAATTCGTGGGAGTTTCGCCGTTAATTCTGATCAGGAATTTGATTTTGGATTGAGGTATGTTTTGCAGAAATGGGTTTCTATTTCCACCAACTATGACAGCGAATATGGTTTTGGAGCAGGACTTACATTTATGTATTAA
- a CDS encoding heme-binding domain-containing protein, giving the protein MKKLLIIFISAVILFLVVQVIPVHKNESPIPADKSFATQFNVPNNVNRILERSCYDCHSNQTKYPWYGNIQPIALLLENHISEGKMKLNFDKFQDYGKRRMRTKYTEIVKQIEQDKMPLTSYLWLHPEAQLSEAEKKLLIQYFQIQ; this is encoded by the coding sequence ATGAAAAAACTTTTGATTATATTCATTTCAGCAGTCATTCTGTTTTTAGTCGTGCAGGTTATTCCTGTGCACAAAAATGAATCGCCAATTCCTGCAGATAAAAGTTTTGCAACTCAATTTAATGTTCCCAATAACGTCAACCGAATCCTGGAGAGATCCTGTTACGATTGTCACAGCAATCAGACCAAGTATCCTTGGTATGGAAACATTCAGCCTATTGCGTTGCTTTTAGAAAATCATATTTCGGAGGGGAAAATGAAACTTAATTTTGATAAATTTCAGGACTATGGCAAACGGAGAATGCGTACTAAATATACCGAAATAGTGAAACAGATCGAGCAAGACAAAATGCCCTTAACCTCTTATCTATGGCTTCATCCTGAGGCTCAACTTTCGGAGGCGGAGAAAAAATTATTGATACAATACTTTCAAATACAATAA
- a CDS encoding efflux RND transporter periplasmic adaptor subunit produces the protein MKYNILIMVLLVFLFSCKKEEDPLANHDIYYTCSMHPQIVADKPGKCPICHMELVPVEKKKNADPNALVLNDEQIKLGNIKTMSLSNDDLSDKMTLTGTLNFNQYKMHSVSSRVMGRVEKLYYKNIGEYVPKGSPLIEIYSEELNNAKQEYLLALERQPLFKGNTSIDFDQLLQSSRNKLSLWGMSQGQIRQLERTRKAPITTTVFSTGAGYITDLNISEGAYLSEGGTILTLADLSTLWAEAQVYSSQMALIHRDTKVIVSIPDMDNLKIEGKIDFTNPEINSASRINLVRVSIPNKDNLLKPGMPVYVLVENDSRKTLTLPTDAVIRDGKMSTVWVKTAKNTFVNRMVKTGVETDDRIEILSGIKEDDEIVVSGTYLLNSEYIFQKGADPMAGHEM, from the coding sequence ATGAAATATAATATTTTAATAATGGTGCTTTTGGTTTTTCTTTTTTCCTGTAAAAAAGAAGAAGATCCACTCGCGAACCACGATATATATTACACTTGTTCAATGCATCCGCAAATTGTTGCAGATAAACCTGGGAAATGCCCAATTTGTCACATGGAATTGGTGCCTGTAGAAAAGAAAAAAAATGCAGATCCAAACGCACTTGTCCTGAATGATGAGCAGATAAAACTGGGCAATATAAAAACGATGAGTCTTTCTAATGATGACCTTTCCGACAAAATGACGCTCACCGGAACACTTAATTTCAACCAGTATAAAATGCATTCCGTCAGTTCCCGCGTGATGGGCAGAGTGGAAAAATTGTATTACAAAAATATCGGGGAATACGTTCCGAAAGGTTCGCCTTTAATAGAAATTTACAGTGAAGAACTGAATAATGCAAAACAGGAATATCTTTTGGCTTTGGAGCGGCAACCTCTCTTTAAAGGAAATACCTCCATCGATTTTGATCAGTTGCTCCAAAGTTCCCGCAATAAACTTTCGCTTTGGGGAATGTCTCAAGGACAGATCCGTCAATTAGAAAGAACCCGAAAAGCTCCGATTACCACAACGGTTTTCAGTACTGGAGCAGGTTATATCACTGATTTAAATATTTCAGAAGGTGCTTATCTTTCAGAAGGTGGAACAATATTAACGCTCGCTGATCTTTCTACACTTTGGGCGGAAGCGCAGGTTTATTCTTCCCAAATGGCACTAATCCATCGAGATACGAAAGTGATTGTTTCCATTCCCGATATGGATAATTTGAAAATTGAAGGAAAAATCGATTTTACCAATCCTGAAATAAATTCCGCCAGCAGAATAAATCTGGTGCGGGTTTCCATTCCCAATAAAGACAATTTGCTCAAACCCGGAATGCCGGTTTATGTTTTAGTAGAAAACGATTCCCGCAAAACGCTCACTCTGCCAACAGATGCGGTGATCCGCGATGGAAAAATGTCCACAGTATGGGTAAAAACTGCAAAAAACACCTTCGTCAATAGAATGGTAAAAACAGGCGTGGAAACGGACGACCGCATCGAAATTTTATCGGGTATAAAAGAAGATGATGAGATCGTGGTTTCAGGAACTTATCTGCTCAACAGCGAATATATTTTCCAAAAAGGCGCTGATCCGATGGCAGGTCATGAGATGTAG